The nucleotide sequence GGCCGTCTGCATCAGCAGGTCATGGGCTTCAGTCGGGATGAAGACTGGACGCTGGATGAACTGATCCAGTGGTTGGATTCAAAGATTGAGCACACGGACATACCGCCCGGTGAGTCTGCGGAGTTTCTCAGGAAGTGTCTTCGGGGACTTATGGCGCGATATGGGCTTACCGATATCACCGTGTTGACGCTGGACCGTTTCCGTCTGCGGGATGAAGTGGAGAACCTGATTGAATCCCATCGGGGCGACGAGCATGGGGTCGCGTTTCAGAAGTGGCTCTTGCCTGAATCTGCTTTAACTGTTTCCGTGGAACGAGGTTTGGATTTAAGCAAGACGCTTTATGAGCCAAGTTGGGTCTATGAGGGAAGTTTTGTGTTTAAAAAACATTACTATGGATCCAAGCCCGGTGAATTACGTGAGTGCAAGGCAGATGGGAATCTGACTGAGGAATTCCAGTGTGCCCAGTTCCTTGATGGCCTTGAGGAGGTTGCCTACTGGGTCAGAAATCTGTCCCGTAAACCATCGTCATTCAGGCTTCAAACGTCCACCGACTATTTCTATCCGGATTTCGTGTGTCGCCTTAAGGATGGGCGTATTCTTGTGGTTGAATTCAAAGGCGGAGGTGCCGATAAAGGCTGGTATGCCTTGCCTGAATCCGAGGAAAAGCGTCTTGTTGGAGCCATCTGGGCCAAGCGCAGTAACAGCCGCTGCCTTTTCATTATGCCCAAGGGAAAAGATTTTGAAGCGATTCGAGCCTTGGTGGCGCTGAGCTAGAATTTACGAAATGTCATTGCTAAACTGTTTAGCATTAATATTTGTGGGCTTATCGCCAGATAGTCGTTGGTGTTCTTCGGGACAGAATAGATAGCAGCGGGCGCAACTCAAACAGGTTCCTCGATCTGGCTCATAAAATTCGCGTCGTCGTTTGATGGAGGCCGCGATTAAGCCGAAGCCAAGGATTGTGCCGAGGAAGCCACCGAGGGCCCAGCTGCCATAGAGGAACTTCGTCTGTATGGTAGCCGCCTGCTGCTCAAGATTTTCCAGGGAGGCTCCACTGCCGTTAAATGCTGTGATGGCCAGGTTTTCACGGGCAGTAACTTGTTGTGGGCCAAGGCGCAGGGTGTCGGTCAATTTTACCGTGGGGTGCAGGCGTGCCAACGTTGGTGCAAGACGTGAGGCGGACCAGCCTCCACCGAGGATCAGAACGGGAAGCAGCACAATCATCAGGGCTAAACGGCGCACCCCGATATGGCGCGACTCTGTGTTTGTTTGTGTCTGTGGGACCAGGATGGCGTCAAAGGGGCAGGCGGGCTCACAGAGACGACACTTCACGCATTCAGTAGGCGTGATGGTGGCGTGGTATTTGGACAGCCGTGACATCCAGTTGAGCAAAACACCATACGGACACATGAAACGACAGTAAGGACGCGCAATCACTGTGCCGATTAACAGGAAAACGATGCCGGCAAGAATCATGGGGAGTTCGCCGCTGAGTCTGAAAAGGGAGACAAAAGGATCCAGCCGACAGATCACATACGCTGACCCTGTGGTGGCAAACAGGATCCCGAGTCCCAAATAGAGATAGGGGATGAATCCCAGTATCTGCGCGAGGACCGGGTGAACTTTTGCGGGGGATAGAATGACGAGATCCTGAATGGTTCCCAATGGACATACGGCAGCACAGAATACCCTGCCAAACAGAAGGGCGAAGATCAGGGGGAGCAGGAAGAACGCAGTGACGCTCAAGGATAGGGCGGCGTGACTGTCGAACAGCCATAAGGCTACATTCTGAATGGATCCCACCGGGCATACGCAGCCTTTGCGGAAAAAGCCGAAATAGATGAGTGAGAAAATGGTGAGGAGAAAGACTCCCCGGCGGGAACGTTTCCGCAATACCAGCCAGGCGGCTAGTGACAGTGCTCCCGTTAAAATTCCAACATCAAGGACCTCCAATCCCAGAGAACGGGCGACCGGGGCGGAGGGGGACGGCATTGTGTAGCCGCTTTCAAACTGTGGCTTGGGAAAGCGATTATCGGCCATCGTCGTCAGCGTCGAAAATAAAAAGAGTATTGAACAGAAGCACGCAAAGCACGCGAAGGAGAAATGGGGGGGGGCCTTATCCTTCGGAAAAAACTCAACCCTTTGCGGTCTTTGCGTGCTTCTGTTCAAATTCTTTTCTCCGGGGCTATCCATGAGGATTTTGCCGCCTTGGGTTGAAAGAGATAAGGTTCTTCGGCGGGAACGCGGCTGAACGCATCTGCCGGGCAATTTCGGGCGATGGCGCATTCGTTACAGTTTAGGCAGCGATCATGACGCACCTGTAGAACAAGTGAACCATTTCCAAAGGCGCCGCAGCCTTTGACGCATCGTCCACAGCCAATGCAAAGTGGCTCATCGATGGTGTATTCAAAGTAAGGGTTTTCAATAAATTGGCGTTTAATGGCGGCAGTAGGGCAGACCTGATTTTCAGCAGCGCTGGTCAGGCTGGCGGCGCCGGGGAGGAAAAAGCCGAAACAGAGTTTGCAGTAACCGCACATCTCAAACCGATGAACGCATTTTACTGCCGATTGAGGCAGGATACAGTGGGTTGCGCATTGGCCGCATTGGATGCACTTAGCCGGATCCAACTGCCAGACGGTGCGTTGAAGCTTTGGGGCGCGAACTGAGGCAGCGGCGGGATCACTGCAAGTGGTGAGGTCCGGGCAATTGGCGCAACCGCCGGCAGGAGGGTTGCCGCCAGGCTGCGCACACCGTTTGCGCAGGAATATGCCTCCTCCGAGTGCGGTCAGGATGACAAGTATGGTCCCGCGCAATAAACTGCGAAGGAACTCTCTACGATTTTGGGGAGGTGATTTCATTTTTTCGCATACACTCTGATCACATCAGCTGTTGGGTCGAGCACCAGGATTCGGCCTTTCGAGTCCACGGCAAGATCCAGTCCTACCGCTTTGTCCGGCCAATCTTCCTGATCGGAAATGACGCCCTTCAATTGTCCCTTGGTGTCATACTGTTTCACTCGGACGATGTGTTTTTCGCTGGTGATAAATTCGCCTTCTGATGTGAGTGCCATGTTGGAGGGATTGCAACAGCCGCAAAACCCTGGGGCTTCCATGGAGAAATTACCCCAGCAGCCGAGAAACGCTCCCTCTACCGAAAAATGTTCCAGTCGATGGAGGCCGGGGTTGACCACCCACAACGACTCATCCGCGGCGACGGCCAGATCAAAGAAAGCGCTGGGTACCACAAATCCTTCTTTACGCTGATCTTGATCCTTCTGCCCAATCTGGCCAGCAGTTTCCCCCGCCAGCGTAAACCGCCATACAATCCGATTGGCGCAGTCGGCGACAAAGACATGGGTGGATGAGACGGCAATAGAGGTCAGCATTGATTTCGGGTCTGGCCTTTTCCAGACGGCTTTCCGGGTTCCCGTTTGATCGAAGACTTCCACATGATTGTTGAGTCCAACAAAAATGTCGCCCTGTGTAGAGGTCGCGAGACAGCGGACGGGTTCGCTAAGTGAGATGCTGGTTATAGGAGTTCCCTGCGCGCTCAAGATCTCGATGGCGGACATGGAGCCAACAATGATTCGATCGGCACGATCCACTGCCAAAGCGGTCAGATTGGACAGGGAGGGCTTGATCCACTGGACATGGGAGCGGATCAGCAGGTTGGTATCGGTCTTTTTGATGGCGGCGAGGTCGTACTGGCAGTCCTTAAGATCCAAACATTTCATTTGTCCATAATCCCTGACCAACAAACGTCCTCCTGCCAGGGCCATGGGCGCCCAGGCTTCCTTACCGTCCAGCACCTTTGCTTGGGCGAGTTTAACATAACTCCGGGCGGATGCCTCGAGCATGGTTAACATTCCGTTATCTTCAAGAATCAACAGTTTGTTATCGGCGATCATGAAAGGGCCAAGGCCGAACTGCTCGGTGGCTCCACTTCGCCACATGATCTTTCCCACGGGATCCATGCAGACGGCTTGTTTCCGGAAGCCGCCGGCATCGGCAGGGAGTACCGAAAACAGGTTCCCCTGGTAATAGAGAGGCGTATGTTGCTCACAGGCGAAGTTCGTCTTCTCGATCCGGGATTCAAGTTTTGCAGTAATCGAGCCTGTTGCCTGGGTCAGCCTGAACAGTGCGCTTCCGGCTCCGTACCCTGCGGTCATAAGAAACCGGCCATCTTCCAGGGGGACAGGGGAGGGGGCAACCACTTGGAATTTCCACTCGTCAGTTTGCCATAGGACTTTCCCCTCTTCTCCTTTTTCTGCGGAGATGCCGATGATTCCCCCGATGGCGGCATAGACATACATTTTCTTGCCTTGCCATTCCATTGGGGTGACGCAGGCATGCGACATCTGCCAATTATTGGGATTGGGGGTCTGCCACAATATTTTGCCGGTGTCGCAATCCACGCCCATCAATAACACCTTGCCGCCTACAGCGATGATGGCCTGATTGTCCGTAATCAGCGGGCATTGCCCCGTGTACCACATGGGTACGGTGGTTCCCCAATCTTTTTCAAGATCCAGACCCCAGCGGAATTCCCCGGTTTTTGCGTCGACACACATGAC is from bacterium and encodes:
- a CDS encoding 4Fe-4S binding protein — encoded protein: MADNRFPKPQFESGYTMPSPSAPVARSLGLEVLDVGILTGALSLAAWLVLRKRSRRGVFLLTIFSLIYFGFFRKGCVCPVGSIQNVALWLFDSHAALSLSVTAFFLLPLIFALLFGRVFCAAVCPLGTIQDLVILSPAKVHPVLAQILGFIPYLYLGLGILFATTGSAYVICRLDPFVSLFRLSGELPMILAGIVFLLIGTVIARPYCRFMCPYGVLLNWMSRLSKYHATITPTECVKCRLCEPACPFDAILVPQTQTNTESRHIGVRRLALMIVLLPVLILGGGWSASRLAPTLARLHPTVKLTDTLRLGPQQVTARENLAITAFNGSGASLENLEQQAATIQTKFLYGSWALGGFLGTILGFGLIAASIKRRREFYEPDRGTCLSCARCYLFCPEEHQRLSGDKPTNINAKQFSNDIS
- a CDS encoding PQQ-binding-like beta-propeller repeat protein, which gives rise to MFRLGKRAREFLPVLAVLVAGVAVSAIILAWWRNTGDTALISRRLPVPGEVSSSTQTSPGEVIKIGEKFASFAGIPSLLPGAWPCFRGARHDNIAPPEEKLASSWPPGGPPVLWTVDLGEGYAGPAILNGRVYLLDYDAKENADALRCFSLDDGREIWRRWYKVHIKRNHGISRTVPAVSENYVVTIGPRCHVMCVDAKTGEFRWGLDLEKDWGTTVPMWYTGQCPLITDNQAIIAVGGKVLLMGVDCDTGKILWQTPNPNNWQMSHACVTPMEWQGKKMYVYAAIGGIIGISAEKGEEGKVLWQTDEWKFQVVAPSPVPLEDGRFLMTAGYGAGSALFRLTQATGSITAKLESRIEKTNFACEQHTPLYYQGNLFSVLPADAGGFRKQAVCMDPVGKIMWRSGATEQFGLGPFMIADNKLLILEDNGMLTMLEASARSYVKLAQAKVLDGKEAWAPMALAGGRLLVRDYGQMKCLDLKDCQYDLAAIKKTDTNLLIRSHVQWIKPSLSNLTALAVDRADRIIVGSMSAIEILSAQGTPITSISLSEPVRCLATSTQGDIFVGLNNHVEVFDQTGTRKAVWKRPDPKSMLTSIAVSSTHVFVADCANRIVWRFTLAGETAGQIGQKDQDQRKEGFVVPSAFFDLAVAADESLWVVNPGLHRLEHFSVEGAFLGCWGNFSMEAPGFCGCCNPSNMALTSEGEFITSEKHIVRVKQYDTKGQLKGVISDQEDWPDKAVGLDLAVDSKGRILVLDPTADVIRVYAKK